The following proteins are encoded in a genomic region of Nicotiana sylvestris chromosome 4, ASM39365v2, whole genome shotgun sequence:
- the LOC138889920 gene encoding uncharacterized protein produces the protein MVNNPKAKKILILGLGPDEYSRLSAFSNAKEIRDELQTSHERKNQVKRSRIELLMRNYELFSMKESEPHPRDDDRFIIITNELKSLGKVFTSKELVNNVIRNLPASWESKVTTIQEANELDKILLD, from the coding sequence ATGGTGAATAATCCAAAGGCTAAGAAAATCCTTATCCTTGGACTTGGTCCTGATGAGTACAGTAGACTATCTGCTTTCTCTAATGCAAAGGAGATTCGGGATGAACTCCAAACTTCTCATGAAAGAAAAAACCAAGTGAAAAGATCAAGAATAGAACTACTTATGAGAAACTATGAGCTCTTCTCCATGAAGGAGTCTGAGCCCCATCCAAGAGATGATGATAGGTTTATCATAATAACTAATGAACTGAAGTCACTTGGAAAGGTGTTTACCTCAAAAGAGTTGGTTAACAATGTTATAAGGAACCTTCCAGCTTCGTGGGAATCAAAGGTCACAACAATTCAGGAAGCTAATGAGCTGGACAAGATTTTACTTGATTAG